A part of Lutra lutra chromosome 2, mLutLut1.2, whole genome shotgun sequence genomic DNA contains:
- the GPRIN3 gene encoding G protein-regulated inducer of neurite outgrowth 3 encodes MGTVPDPLRSAKTSLLAASGKEEDLEEVQPASPRSRPALLCKNTNGLSGPPEGPVLSPRAAADALMQAFEHETTPLDMSSPSVFSEVEKACPPCNSPGNTQLPGSSEPTAPVPCSAAGKDVLDEAFTMPANQQSHQAIPGDQPSASPLPGPDDTLLKTRRTSDGEQPGKSSCPVGSTQGNRKAQVPCDFPSQEIVQGLVQTANTAASVFGYTCSPGGRPEGERPGAIRDSQTRSCESPAREDRCSGHTQRSATTSDSQAMTSVTSQPSHLTSQGSAFPPDLGKVPLPAQHQVSRFKEASTMTNQPAGEVQEVASRARQDAEVQAVASVESRSVSTSPSILTAFLKEIPIPERREPQEQLRVICHGSGHGSHTLELSDDILAPQESSQCPGIMPEVHIQATAAVSTACQGDCKLGSLPGEVLQISTITVASDNAQDMCKEDGGSAGMAPTGLSDVNSSSQKASPTDQISVRVGSQTETNHKLGKFESKPSEFAVKTTDGPQTNPDCQLSDSCGPASKDDPSGSVDPARKGQATEPASPRRVKQQECQGTDSLEARARAEAKTLLLNPKSQESAGAGSAASPTPSPVRKNQDGTLEESRQTKTATSLSLPADSMGDSSPGSGKRTPSRLVKASPRRASRVSEFLKEQKLNVTAAAAQVGLTPGEKKKQLSADAKLQLKQSKRVRDVVWDEQGMTWEVYGASLDPESLGIAIQNHLQRQIREHEKLIKAQSSQARRSISSDTSSNKKLKGRQHSVLQSMLQNFRRPNCCVRPAPSSVLD; translated from the coding sequence ATGGGGACCGTACCTGACCCCTTGAGATCGGCTAAAACTTCCTTGCTTGCAGCTTCTGGAAAAGAAGAGGATCTAGAAGAAGTGCAGCCTGCCTCACCTCGGTCTCGACCAGCCCTCCTCTGTAAGAACACCAATGGCCTTTCTGGCCCTCCTGAAGGGCCTGTCCTCAGCCCCAGGGCAGCTGCTGATGCCTTGATGCAGGCCTTTGAGCATGAGACCACCCCGCTGGACATGTCTTCCCCCAGTGTCTTCAGTGAGGTGGAAAAAGCGTGTCCTCCATGCAACTCTCCTGGCAATACCCAGCTGCCGGGAAGCAGCGAGCCCACAGCACCAGTTCCGTGTTCTGCAGCAGGAAAGGATGTTCTAGACGAAGCATTTACTATGCCAGCCAATCAACAGAGCCACCAGGCCATCCCAGGCGACCAGCCTAGTGCCAGCCCCTTACCAGGACCTGATGATACGCTGCTGAAAACCCGGAGAACATCAGACGGGGAGCAACCTGGAAAGTCAAGTTGTCCTGTGGGCAGCACCCAGGGCAACAGAAAAGCCCAAGTGCCCTGTGATTTTCCCTCTCAAGAAATAGTCCAGGGACTGGTGCAAACTGCAAATACAGCGGCATCTGTGTTCGGCTACACCTGCTCTCCTGGAGGCAGACCTGAAGGGGAGAGGCCCGGAGCCATTCGCGACTCCCAGACAAGGTCCTGTGAGTCTCCAGCGAGAGAAGACAGGTGTTCTGGACATACACAGCGCTCTGCCACCACCTCGGACAGCCAGGCCATGACTTCTGTGACATCTCAACCATCCCACCTCACTAGCCAAGGGTCCGCATTTCCTCCAGATCTGGGAAAGGTGCCATTGCCTGCACAGCACCAGGTTTCAAGGTTCAAAGAAGCAAGTACAATGACCAATCAACCTGCCGGTGAGGTCCAGGAGGTTGCCAGCAGGGCTCGGCAAGATGCTGAGGTGCAGGCAGTAGCAAGTGTCGAGAGCAGGTCCGTCTCCACCAGCCCCAGCATCCTCACCGCCTTCCTAAAGGAAATCCCCATTCCCGAGCGTCGGGAACCACAGGAGCAGCTGCGTGTCATCTGCCATGGCAGTGGCCATGGCAGCCACACACTAGAGCTGTCTGATGACATCCTAGCCCCCCAGGAGTCGAGCCAGTGCCCTGGCATCATGCCAGAGGTGCACATCCAGGCAACTGCGGCAGTTTCCACAGCTTGCCAAGGAGACTGTAAATTGGGGAGCCTCCCAGGGGAGGTCCTTCAAATCTCCACGATCACTGTGGCATCTGACAATGCTCAAGATATGTGCAAGGAAGATGGGGGGTCAGCAGGCATGGCCCCGACGGGGCTTTCGGACGTGAACTCTAGCTCCCAGAAAGCTAGCCCCACTGACCAGATTTCTGTTCGTGTAGGAAGTCAAACTGAAACAAATCACAAATTGGGGAAATTTGAAAGCAAGCCATCTGAGTTTGCAGTGAAAACCACAGATGGTCCCCAAACAAACCCAGACTGCCAACTCTCTGACTCTTGTGGCCCTGCCAGCAAAGACGACCCGTCTGGGAGCGTGGATCCCGCTCGTAAAGGACAGGCAACAGAGCCTGCGTCTCCGCGCAGAGTGAAACAGCAGGAATGTCAGGGCACAGATAGCCTCGAAGCCAGGGCAAGGGCAGAGGCCAAGACCCTGCTGCTCAACCCTAAATCTCAAGAAAGTGCAGGCGCTGGATCCGCTGCCAGCCCCACACCGTCCCCGGTCAGGAAGAACCAGGACGGTACCTTGGAAGAAAGCAGACAGACCAAGACGGCCACCAGCCTGAGCCTGCCGGCTGACTCCATGGGGGACTCCAGCCCAGGTTCCGGCAAGAGGACCCCTTCCCGCCTGGTCAAAGCCAGCCCCCGCAGGGCCAGCCGCGTCAGCGAGTTTCTCAAGGAGCAGAAGTTAAACGTGACGGCAGCGGCCGCGCAGGTGGGACTCACCCcgggagagaagaagaagcaactTAGCGCCGACGCCAAGCTGCAGTTGAAACAGTCCAAGCGTGTCAGGGATGTCGTGTGGGATGAGCAGGGCATGACCTGGGAGGTGTACGGTGCCTCCCTGGACCCGGAGTCCCTGGGCATCGCCATCCAGAACCATCTACAAAGACAAATCAGGGAACACGAGAAATTAATCAAAGCTCAAAGCAGCCAGGCCCGGAGATCCATTTCCTCAGACACTTCTTCCAACAAAAAGCTCAAAGGAAGGCAGCACAGCGTCCTGCAGTCCATGTTGCAGAACTTTCGACGCCCCAACTGCTGTGTTCGTCCCGCCCCTTCTTCTGTGTTAGACTGA